A genomic region of Tsukamurella pulmonis contains the following coding sequences:
- a CDS encoding beta-ketoacyl-[acyl-carrier-protein] synthase family protein — MAPGSADTEPFWSMITAGRTAIRRITAFDPTQFRSQVGGEIDFDPLSMGLTHREARRMDRASMLAVVCARRALAQSGIEDSVDRARVGVTVGNAVGSATSVENEYVVLSDDGTDWLVDERYASAHLFDYFTPGSIAREVAQVVSAEGPVRVVSAGCTSGIDSIGQAARLIGDGSADVMVAGATDAPITPIAVACFDAIRATTPNNDDPAGAARPFDARRNGFAIAEGAAMLILEEYEHARRRGAVVLGEVGGYASTCNAHHMTGLTADGFEMTLAINKALSAAHAASTEIDYVNAHGSGTKQNDIHETAAIKRSLGSHAMRVPVSSIKSMVGHSLGAIGSIEIATCLLAMRDSLVPPTANLHEPDPLCDLDYVPLVAREASLNTVLSVGSGFGGFQSAMVLKKVPS, encoded by the coding sequence TTGGCACCCGGGTCAGCCGATACCGAACCATTTTGGTCAATGATTACGGCTGGACGCACCGCGATCCGCCGGATAACCGCGTTCGACCCGACCCAGTTCCGTTCTCAGGTGGGCGGCGAGATCGACTTCGACCCGCTAAGCATGGGGCTGACGCACCGCGAGGCGCGCCGGATGGACCGAGCGTCAATGCTTGCCGTGGTATGTGCTCGTCGCGCACTGGCACAGTCGGGTATCGAAGATAGCGTAGACCGGGCGCGCGTCGGCGTCACTGTCGGCAACGCGGTGGGGTCCGCGACCAGCGTTGAGAATGAGTACGTGGTCCTGTCCGATGACGGCACGGATTGGCTCGTTGACGAGCGTTACGCTTCTGCGCATCTGTTTGACTACTTCACACCAGGGTCGATCGCGCGCGAAGTCGCGCAGGTCGTCTCGGCGGAAGGGCCCGTCCGGGTGGTGTCGGCGGGGTGTACTTCGGGCATCGACTCGATCGGACAAGCAGCCCGCCTCATAGGAGACGGCTCCGCGGATGTGATGGTAGCGGGTGCAACGGATGCGCCTATAACCCCGATCGCAGTTGCGTGCTTCGACGCGATCCGCGCTACAACTCCCAACAACGATGATCCCGCCGGAGCCGCCAGACCGTTCGATGCCCGCCGAAATGGATTTGCGATCGCCGAGGGTGCAGCCATGCTCATCCTCGAAGAATACGAGCACGCCCGCCGGCGAGGAGCTGTGGTTCTCGGTGAAGTTGGTGGTTACGCCTCCACGTGTAACGCCCACCATATGACTGGACTGACGGCGGATGGCTTCGAGATGACTCTGGCGATCAACAAAGCGCTCTCAGCAGCCCACGCGGCGAGCACCGAAATTGACTACGTCAATGCACACGGTTCGGGGACCAAACAGAACGACATCCACGAGACCGCTGCGATCAAACGGAGCTTAGGCTCTCACGCGATGCGGGTGCCGGTCAGCTCGATCAAGTCGATGGTGGGCCATTCGCTGGGCGCGATCGGATCGATCGAGATCGCAACCTGCCTACTGGCCATGCGCGACTCACTGGTACCGCCAACCGCTAACCTCCACGAACCTGACCCCCTGTGCGATCTTGACTACGTTCCGTTGGTCGCTCGTGAAGCGTCCTTGAACACTGTTCTGTCCGTCGGTAGCGGTTTCGGCGGATTCCAAAGCGCCATGGTCTTGAAGAAGGTCCCGTCATGA
- a CDS encoding GlxA family transcriptional regulator, which yields MRIGLIAIDGCFGSAVASIIDIVRVADGARSDVDPRIDAIELAILGPKRRVTTTASMTLSVDHPLSESGEFDVVVVPALGTLTAAATHDALQSRDARSVIASLGRLDEATTRIAAACTGVFAVAETGRMHHRRATTSWFLGPEFLKRYPTVALDLDTMVVVDGNLVTAGAAFAHIDLALSLVRSISPDLAQHVAKLLIIDERPSQAAFVAYEHLRHEDPIVVEFERFVRARLDEPFNVAFVAQSLGTSRRTLERRVRAALNLTPLGFVQRLRIERARHLSATTDLTSAEIALRVGYANAETLRSLLRRERRRS from the coding sequence ATGCGTATCGGACTGATCGCGATCGACGGCTGCTTCGGTTCGGCTGTCGCGTCGATCATCGACATCGTGCGGGTGGCCGACGGAGCCCGCAGCGATGTCGACCCGCGGATCGACGCGATCGAACTCGCCATCCTCGGACCGAAACGGCGAGTGACCACGACGGCATCGATGACCCTGTCGGTGGACCACCCGCTGTCGGAGTCCGGAGAGTTCGACGTGGTCGTCGTCCCTGCGCTTGGAACCCTCACGGCCGCCGCGACCCACGACGCCCTCCAGAGCCGAGATGCTCGTTCGGTCATCGCCTCGCTCGGGCGCCTCGACGAGGCGACCACCCGGATCGCCGCGGCGTGCACCGGCGTGTTCGCTGTCGCCGAGACTGGACGGATGCATCATCGGCGGGCGACGACCAGTTGGTTCCTGGGGCCGGAGTTCCTGAAGCGCTATCCGACCGTCGCCCTCGATCTCGACACCATGGTCGTGGTCGACGGGAACCTCGTCACCGCCGGCGCCGCGTTCGCCCACATCGACCTCGCGCTCTCACTCGTGCGATCGATCAGCCCCGACCTGGCCCAACATGTCGCCAAGCTCCTCATCATAGACGAGCGTCCGTCGCAGGCGGCCTTCGTCGCCTACGAACATCTCCGGCACGAGGACCCGATCGTCGTCGAGTTCGAACGCTTCGTGCGCGCCCGCCTGGACGAACCGTTCAACGTCGCCTTCGTCGCGCAGTCGCTCGGCACCAGCCGGCGCACCCTCGAACGACGAGTCCGTGCGGCGCTCAACCTCACTCCGCTCGGCTTCGTCCAACGGCTTCGCATCGAACGAGCTCGGCACCTCTCAGCAACCACGGACCTCACCTCCGCCGAGATCGCGCTACGGGTCGGCTACGCGAACGCCGAGACTCTGCGCTCCCTCCTGCGCAGGGAGCGACGCCGTTCCTGA
- a CDS encoding putative quinol monooxygenase has product MSTPASLPYAFVAKIVAADGQHDALADLLAGAVALANEEVGTIVWFAVRTHADTFWIFDAFPDEAARDAHANGAIVAALMANQHLLGAAPEILAADVLASKLP; this is encoded by the coding sequence ATGTCCACACCCGCATCACTTCCGTATGCCTTCGTCGCCAAGATCGTCGCGGCCGATGGACAGCACGACGCGCTCGCCGATCTGCTCGCCGGCGCTGTCGCGCTCGCCAACGAAGAAGTAGGAACGATTGTCTGGTTCGCGGTCAGGACCCACGCCGACACCTTCTGGATCTTCGATGCATTCCCCGACGAGGCCGCTCGCGACGCCCACGCCAACGGCGCCATCGTCGCAGCCCTGATGGCCAACCAGCACCTCCTCGGCGCAGCACCCGAGATCCTGGCGGCCGACGTCCTCGCGTCCAAGCTTCCGTAG
- a CDS encoding ISL3-like element ISPfr2 family transposase has product MTDTTPPAGFGRPDLTAFARLDGLGLSVTGQRLEPDRAVLACRVVEPDQWCRRCGSEGAARDTVIRRLAHEPLGWRPTVLEVVVRRYRCADCGHVWRQDTSAAAEPRAKLSRTGLRWALEGIVVAHLTVARVAEGLGVAWDTANNAVLAEGKRLLINDPTRFEGVKVIGVDEHVWRHTRRGDKYVTVIIDLTPVRDGAGPARLLDMVEGRSKAAFKTWLADRDDAFRDAVEVVAMDGFTGFKTAAAEEIPDAVTVMDPFHVVRLAGDALDRCRRRVQLAIHGHRGFRDDPLYKSRRTLHTGADLLTDKQSDRLRALFVDDAHVEVEATWGVYQRMIAAYRHEDRQRGRELMEKLITDLSAGVPKVLTELTTLSRTLKKRAADVLAYFERPGTSNGPTEALNGRLEHLRGSALGFRNLTNYIARSLLETGGFRPQLLHPRLG; this is encoded by the coding sequence GTGACCGACACAACCCCGCCGGCCGGCTTCGGCCGCCCTGACCTCACCGCCTTCGCTCGACTCGACGGCCTCGGTCTGAGCGTGACCGGACAACGACTTGAACCGGATCGTGCGGTCCTAGCGTGCCGCGTGGTGGAACCAGATCAGTGGTGCCGACGGTGCGGCAGCGAAGGCGCTGCTCGTGACACCGTGATCCGGCGGTTGGCCCACGAGCCGCTGGGCTGGCGACCGACCGTGCTGGAAGTTGTAGTGCGCCGCTACCGCTGTGCCGACTGCGGACACGTGTGGCGCCAAGACACCAGCGCCGCTGCGGAGCCACGCGCGAAGCTCTCGCGCACCGGGCTGCGGTGGGCGCTGGAAGGGATCGTGGTCGCACACCTCACCGTCGCCCGTGTCGCCGAGGGACTCGGGGTCGCGTGGGACACCGCCAACAACGCGGTCCTGGCTGAAGGCAAGCGGCTGCTGATCAACGACCCCACGCGGTTCGAGGGCGTGAAGGTCATTGGCGTCGATGAGCACGTCTGGCGCCACACCAGGCGTGGCGACAAGTATGTCACCGTGATCATCGACCTCACCCCGGTCCGCGATGGCGCCGGCCCAGCAAGGCTGCTGGACATGGTCGAGGGCCGGTCGAAGGCGGCGTTCAAGACCTGGCTCGCCGACCGCGACGACGCCTTCCGTGACGCGGTCGAGGTGGTCGCGATGGACGGCTTCACCGGGTTCAAGACCGCCGCTGCGGAGGAGATCCCGGACGCGGTCACGGTGATGGATCCCTTCCACGTCGTGCGCCTGGCCGGTGACGCCCTCGACAGGTGCCGGCGCCGGGTCCAACTCGCGATCCACGGGCACCGTGGGTTCAGGGACGACCCGCTCTACAAGTCGCGGCGCACGCTGCACACCGGCGCGGACCTGCTCACCGACAAGCAGAGCGACAGGCTACGCGCGCTGTTCGTTGATGACGCTCACGTCGAGGTCGAGGCGACCTGGGGTGTCTACCAGCGCATGATCGCCGCCTATCGCCACGAGGACCGGCAACGTGGCCGCGAGCTCATGGAGAAGCTGATCACCGACCTCAGCGCCGGCGTCCCCAAGGTGCTCACCGAGCTCACCACCCTGAGCCGGACCCTGAAGAAGCGAGCCGCTGACGTGCTCGCCTACTTCGAACGACCCGGCACCAGCAACGGGCCGACCGAGGCGCTCAACGGACGGCTCGAACACCTG